In Kitasatospora gansuensis, a genomic segment contains:
- a CDS encoding MoaD/ThiS family protein, with the protein MRYWAAAKAAAGLPEEPYEAATLGEALAAVRLRHADNPKLLQVLAHCSYLVDAQQVGTRDHTTVPLTEGGTIEALPPFAGG; encoded by the coding sequence ATCCGGTACTGGGCCGCGGCCAAGGCCGCCGCAGGGCTCCCGGAGGAGCCGTACGAGGCCGCGACCCTCGGCGAGGCGCTCGCCGCGGTCCGGCTGCGCCACGCGGACAACCCCAAGCTGCTCCAGGTGCTCGCGCACTGCTCCTACCTGGTCGACGCCCAGCAGGTCGGCACCCGCGACCACACCACCGTCCCCCTCACCGAGGGCGGCACCATCGAGGCCCTCCCGCCCTTCGCCGGCGGCTGA
- a CDS encoding DUF1416 domain-containing protein, which translates to MCGAKAGGPDLAGVDVAKETIIQGSVTRDGEPVNGYVRLLDEGGEFTAEVPTSATGQFRFFARPGKWTLRALVPGATVDRVVVASQGAQTEVAIAV; encoded by the coding sequence ATGTGCGGTGCGAAGGCCGGTGGCCCCGATCTGGCAGGAGTTGACGTGGCCAAGGAGACGATCATCCAGGGTTCGGTGACCCGCGACGGCGAGCCCGTCAACGGTTACGTCCGACTGCTGGACGAGGGCGGCGAGTTCACGGCCGAGGTGCCCACCTCGGCGACCGGGCAGTTCCGCTTCTTTGCCCGTCCGGGCAAGTGGACGCTGCGCGCGCTGGTCCCGGGCGCGACCGTGGACCGGGTCGTGGTCGCCTCCCAGGGCGCCCAGACCGAGGTCGCGATCGCGGTCTGA
- a CDS encoding DUF3099 domain-containing protein yields the protein MQQRRRHLYYFVMMGVCLTMFVLAWGVVRFFSVGAAIGMCVVAMVIPPVAAIFANKRDPEDDWWEDPRWEDPEWDEPGHDRDRPDQ from the coding sequence GTGCAGCAGCGGCGGAGGCACCTCTACTACTTCGTCATGATGGGCGTCTGCCTGACGATGTTCGTCCTGGCCTGGGGAGTGGTGCGGTTCTTCTCGGTGGGCGCCGCGATCGGGATGTGCGTGGTCGCCATGGTGATCCCGCCGGTCGCCGCGATCTTCGCCAACAAGCGCGACCCCGAGGATGACTGGTGGGAGGACCCGCGCTGGGAGGACCCGGAGTGGGACGAGCCGGGGCACGACCGGGACCGCCCGGATCAGTAG
- a CDS encoding response regulator transcription factor encodes MSSLLLLTNALQPSAEVLPALGLLLHTVRVAPAEGSALVDTPSADVILVDGRRDLPQIRSLCQLLRSTGIGCPLILVVTEGGLAAVTAEWGIDDVLLDTAGPAEVEARLRLAMGRLQVTSDDSPMEIRNGDLVVDEATYSAKLKGRVLDLTFKEFELLKYLAQHPGRVFTRAQLLQEVWGYDYFGGTRTVDVHVRRLRAKLGVENEQLIGTVRNVGYRFVIPEKPDKGERPGLEQRSAAAREL; translated from the coding sequence ATGAGTTCTCTCCTCCTCCTCACCAACGCACTGCAGCCTTCCGCGGAGGTGCTGCCGGCCCTCGGCCTGCTGCTGCACACCGTCAGGGTGGCCCCGGCCGAGGGCTCCGCCCTGGTCGACACCCCGAGCGCCGACGTCATCCTGGTGGACGGCCGACGGGACCTGCCGCAGATCCGCAGCCTCTGCCAGCTGCTCCGTTCCACCGGGATCGGCTGCCCGCTGATCCTGGTGGTCACCGAGGGCGGCCTGGCCGCCGTCACCGCCGAGTGGGGCATCGACGACGTCCTGCTGGACACCGCGGGCCCGGCCGAGGTCGAGGCCCGGCTGCGGCTGGCGATGGGCCGGCTCCAGGTGACCTCCGACGACAGCCCGATGGAGATCCGCAACGGCGACCTGGTCGTCGACGAGGCCACCTACTCGGCCAAGCTCAAGGGGCGGGTGCTCGACCTGACCTTCAAGGAGTTCGAGCTGCTGAAGTACCTGGCCCAGCACCCGGGCCGGGTCTTCACCCGGGCCCAGCTGCTCCAGGAGGTCTGGGGCTACGACTACTTCGGCGGCACCCGGACGGTGGACGTGCACGTCCGGCGGCTGCGGGCGAAGCTCGGCGTCGAGAACGAGCAGCTGATCGGCACCGTCCGCAACGTCGGCTACCGCTTCGTCATCCCGGAGAAGCCGGACAAGGGCGAGCGGCCGGGCCTGGAGCAGCGGTCCGCTGCGGCCCGCGAGCTCTGA
- a CDS encoding LacI family DNA-binding transcriptional regulator: MAKVTRDDVARLAGTSTAVVSYVINNGPRPVAPATKEKVLAAIEQLGYRPNSVAQAMASRRTNLVGMVLPDARQPFFAEMAHAVERAASERGKLVLIGNSDYVDDREVHYVRAFLGMRVSGLILVSQGPSQRAAEEFAAMEGAKVVLLHRRPEAIDDVAVVTDDVGGAETAVRHLLEVHGHPYVVCFGGPVEQPAPGDPVIDHVEGWQRAMDAHGLPVEPNLVDAPFHRYGAYEVAVALLRSPQRPPAIFCSTDDQAIGVLRAAREVGLRVPEDLAVAGFDDIPEAALADPPLTTVASDRDAMARAAVDLVLDDSLMVPGSDTERVRKFPSRLVIRRSCGCGGPSEA; encoded by the coding sequence GTGGCCAAGGTGACGCGTGACGATGTAGCCCGACTGGCTGGGACCTCGACCGCGGTCGTCAGCTACGTCATCAACAACGGGCCGCGCCCGGTCGCGCCCGCGACCAAGGAGAAGGTGCTCGCGGCGATCGAGCAGCTCGGCTACCGGCCGAACAGCGTCGCCCAGGCGATGGCCTCCCGGCGGACCAACCTGGTCGGCATGGTCCTGCCCGACGCCCGGCAGCCATTCTTCGCCGAGATGGCGCACGCGGTCGAACGGGCCGCCTCCGAGCGCGGCAAGCTGGTCCTGATCGGCAACTCCGACTACGTGGACGACCGCGAGGTGCACTACGTCCGCGCCTTCCTCGGCATGCGGGTCTCCGGTCTGATCCTGGTCAGCCAGGGTCCGTCCCAGCGGGCCGCCGAGGAGTTCGCCGCGATGGAGGGCGCCAAGGTGGTGCTGCTGCACCGCCGGCCCGAGGCGATCGACGACGTCGCGGTGGTCACCGACGACGTGGGCGGCGCCGAGACCGCCGTCCGCCACCTGCTCGAGGTGCACGGGCACCCGTACGTGGTCTGCTTCGGCGGCCCGGTCGAGCAGCCCGCCCCCGGTGACCCGGTGATCGACCACGTCGAGGGCTGGCAGCGCGCGATGGACGCGCACGGCCTGCCGGTCGAGCCCAACCTGGTGGACGCCCCGTTCCACCGCTACGGCGCGTACGAGGTCGCGGTGGCCCTGCTGCGGTCGCCGCAGCGCCCGCCGGCGATCTTCTGCTCCACCGACGACCAGGCGATCGGCGTGCTCCGGGCCGCCCGCGAGGTCGGCCTGCGGGTGCCGGAGGACCTGGCGGTGGCCGGCTTCGACGACATCCCCGAGGCCGCGCTGGCCGACCCGCCACTGACCACCGTCGCCTCGGACCGGGACGCGATGGCCCGGGCCGCCGTCGACCTGGTGCTGGACGACTCGCTGATGGTGCCGGGGTCGGACACCGAGCGGGTCCGGAAGTTCCCGTCCCGGCTGGTCATCCGCCGTTCCTGCGGCTGCGGGGGCCCCTCCGAGGCCTGA
- a CDS encoding sulfurtransferase, whose protein sequence is MSRSDVLVDADWVQENLDNPKVVVVEVDEDTAAYELNHIRNAVRIDWKQDLQDPVRRDFVDQAGFEALLSKKGIGNDDIVVLYGGNNNWFASYAYWYFKLYGHGDVRLLDGGRKKWELDARELVAEVPERAATEYKAQEQDKSIRAFRDDVVNAIGTLNLVDVRSPDEFAGRLLAPAHLPQEQSQRPGHVPSARNIPWAKNANDDGTFKSDEALKELYSAEGVDLAKDTIAYCRIGERSALTWFVLHELLGQENVKNYDGSWTEYGSLVGVPIALGDN, encoded by the coding sequence ATGAGCCGCAGTGACGTCCTGGTCGACGCCGACTGGGTCCAGGAGAACCTGGACAACCCGAAGGTCGTCGTCGTCGAGGTTGACGAGGACACCGCCGCGTACGAGCTGAACCACATCCGCAACGCCGTTCGGATCGACTGGAAGCAGGACCTCCAGGACCCGGTCCGCCGTGACTTCGTCGACCAGGCCGGCTTCGAGGCGCTGCTCTCGAAGAAGGGCATCGGCAACGACGACATCGTGGTGCTCTACGGCGGCAACAACAACTGGTTCGCCTCGTACGCCTACTGGTACTTCAAGCTCTACGGCCACGGTGACGTCCGCCTGCTCGACGGTGGCCGCAAGAAGTGGGAGCTGGACGCCCGCGAGCTGGTCGCCGAGGTGCCCGAGCGCGCCGCGACCGAGTACAAGGCGCAGGAGCAGGACAAGTCGATCCGCGCCTTCCGTGACGACGTGGTGAACGCGATCGGCACCCTCAACCTGGTCGACGTCCGGTCGCCCGACGAGTTCGCCGGCCGCCTGCTCGCCCCGGCCCACCTCCCGCAGGAGCAGTCGCAGCGTCCGGGCCACGTCCCGTCCGCCCGCAACATCCCGTGGGCGAAGAACGCCAACGACGACGGCACCTTCAAGTCGGACGAGGCGCTCAAGGAGCTCTACTCCGCCGAGGGCGTCGACCTGGCGAAGGACACCATCGCGTACTGCCGGATCGGCGAGCGCTCCGCGCTCACCTGGTTCGTGCTGCACGAGCTGCTCGGCCAGGAGAACGTCAAGAACTACGACGGTTCCTGGACCGAGTACGGCAGCCTGGTCGGCGTGCCGATCGCGCTCGGCGACAACTGA
- a CDS encoding Ms5788A family Cys-rich leader peptide yields the protein MKRQADLTKRRAVDLCRVAACLCRMR from the coding sequence ATGAAGCGACAGGCGGACCTCACGAAGCGGCGGGCGGTAGACCTGTGCCGCGTGGCCGCCTGCCTGTGTCGAATGCGCTGA